A DNA window from Shewanella baltica contains the following coding sequences:
- a CDS encoding efflux RND transporter permease subunit has translation MNIAEYSIRHKVISWMFVLLLLVGGGVSFTGLGQLEFPEFTIKEALVITAYPGASPEQVEEEVTLPLEDALQQLDAIKHVTSINSAGLSQIQIEIKESYDKTTLPQVWDEVRRKVNDTAGNLPPGTTAPQVMDDFGDVYGILFNLSGPDYSNRELSNYADYLRRELVLVPGVKKVSVAGSVTEQVVIEISQQKLSALGLDQSYIYGLVNNQNVVSNAGSLVIGDNRIRIHPTGEFSNVQDLARLIVSPPGSTELIYLGDIANIEKDYDETPNVLYHNKGEAALSLGISFSSGVNVVEVGQKVSDRLAELESQRPIGMNLATVYNQSQAVDETVNGFLINLLESIAIVITVLLLFMGLRSGMLMGLILLLTILGTFIVMKVLGIELQLISLGALIIALGMLVDNAIVVTEGILIGLRRGKTRLEAAKQIVAQTQWPLLGATVIAIIAFAPIGLSQNAAGEFCRSLFQVLMISLFISWITAITLTPFFCHLLFKDAPSDEEAQDPYKGWFFSLYRASLTLALRFRLVSILLVVAMLFSAVVGFGHIKNVFFPASNTPIFFVDIWMPEGTDIKATERFTADIEKLMLSLNEQKDVGLKHLTTVIGQGSQRFVLPYQPEKGYPAFAQLIVEMQDLAAVKAYMPELETLLNQRFPQAQYRLKNMENGPSPAAKIEARFYGDNPEVLRALGAQAEAIFHAEPSMDGIRHNWRNQVPLIRPQLENAQARETGISKQDLDNALLVNFSGKQIGLYRETSHLLPIVARAPAEERLQADSLWKLQIWSSEHNTFVPATQVVSSFNTEWENPLVMRRDRMRMLAVMADPKLGSDETADSVLRKVKDKVEAIGLPAGYHLEWGGEFETAGEAQTAVFSSIPMGYLAMFLITVFLFNSVRQPLVIWFTVPLALIGVSAGLLLFDAPFSFMALLGLLSLSGMVIKNGIVLVDQINLELSEGKPAYFALVDSCVSRVRPVMMAAITTMLGMIPLISDAFFGSMAITIIFGLGFASLLTLIVLPVMYSLVFNIKATAIGGESPNK, from the coding sequence ATGAACATTGCAGAGTATTCGATACGCCACAAAGTCATCAGTTGGATGTTTGTGTTGCTGCTACTCGTGGGTGGCGGCGTGAGTTTTACCGGTTTGGGGCAATTAGAATTCCCCGAATTTACCATTAAAGAAGCTTTAGTGATCACGGCTTACCCCGGCGCATCACCTGAACAAGTTGAAGAAGAAGTCACACTGCCGCTCGAAGATGCCCTCCAGCAACTCGATGCCATTAAGCATGTGACCTCGATTAACAGTGCGGGCCTGTCACAAATCCAAATCGAGATTAAAGAAAGCTACGACAAAACCACCCTGCCACAGGTCTGGGATGAAGTGCGTCGTAAGGTCAACGACACGGCGGGCAACTTGCCTCCGGGCACCACTGCGCCGCAGGTGATGGACGACTTTGGCGATGTGTATGGCATTTTATTTAATCTCTCTGGGCCTGATTACAGCAACCGCGAGTTAAGCAATTACGCCGACTATCTGCGCCGTGAACTCGTGCTCGTGCCCGGGGTGAAAAAAGTTTCAGTTGCAGGCAGCGTCACCGAGCAAGTCGTGATTGAAATCTCCCAGCAAAAGCTGTCGGCACTGGGATTAGATCAAAGCTATATCTATGGTTTAGTGAACAATCAAAACGTGGTCTCCAACGCGGGCAGTTTAGTGATTGGCGATAACCGTATCCGCATTCATCCCACGGGCGAATTTAGCAATGTGCAGGATCTGGCGCGCTTGATTGTCAGCCCACCGGGTAGCACTGAGCTGATTTACCTTGGCGACATTGCCAATATCGAAAAGGATTACGACGAAACCCCGAATGTGCTTTACCACAACAAGGGCGAAGCGGCGTTATCACTGGGGATTTCTTTCTCTAGTGGCGTGAACGTGGTCGAAGTTGGACAAAAGGTCAGTGACCGTTTAGCAGAGCTTGAATCCCAACGCCCTATCGGCATGAATTTAGCGACGGTTTACAACCAGAGTCAGGCGGTCGATGAGACAGTTAACGGCTTCTTAATCAACTTATTAGAATCCATTGCTATCGTGATCACCGTGCTCCTGCTGTTTATGGGGCTGCGCTCGGGTATGTTGATGGGCCTGATCTTACTGCTGACGATTCTAGGTACCTTTATCGTGATGAAAGTGCTGGGGATTGAGCTGCAACTCATCTCCCTCGGCGCACTCATTATTGCCCTTGGCATGTTGGTCGATAACGCGATTGTGGTCACCGAAGGTATTTTAATTGGCCTGCGCCGTGGTAAAACGCGCCTCGAAGCCGCCAAGCAAATTGTGGCTCAAACCCAGTGGCCGCTATTGGGCGCGACTGTCATTGCCATTATTGCCTTTGCGCCCATTGGCTTATCGCAAAATGCCGCCGGTGAATTCTGCCGTTCTTTATTTCAAGTGTTGATGATTTCGCTGTTTATCAGCTGGATAACCGCCATCACCTTAACGCCGTTCTTCTGCCATCTGTTATTTAAGGATGCGCCGAGCGATGAAGAAGCCCAAGACCCCTACAAGGGCTGGTTCTTCAGCTTATATCGCGCAAGTTTAACCCTAGCGCTGCGCTTTAGATTGGTGAGTATTCTGCTGGTTGTCGCCATGCTGTTCAGCGCTGTGGTGGGCTTTGGTCATATTAAAAATGTGTTCTTCCCTGCCTCTAACACGCCGATTTTCTTTGTGGATATCTGGATGCCAGAAGGGACAGATATTAAAGCGACCGAACGCTTTACCGCTGATATCGAAAAGTTAATGCTCTCGCTGAACGAGCAAAAAGACGTAGGGCTAAAACACTTAACAACCGTTATTGGCCAAGGCTCGCAGCGTTTCGTCCTGCCTTATCAACCGGAAAAAGGCTATCCCGCCTTTGCCCAGTTGATTGTTGAAATGCAAGATTTGGCAGCCGTTAAAGCTTATATGCCAGAGTTAGAAACCTTGTTAAATCAACGTTTCCCACAGGCACAATATCGCTTAAAAAACATGGAAAACGGCCCTTCGCCCGCCGCCAAAATTGAGGCACGCTTCTACGGCGACAATCCTGAAGTGCTGCGCGCTTTAGGCGCCCAAGCCGAGGCCATTTTCCACGCCGAACCGAGCATGGATGGCATACGCCACAACTGGCGCAACCAAGTGCCCTTGATCCGTCCGCAACTGGAAAATGCCCAAGCGCGGGAAACGGGGATCAGTAAGCAAGATCTCGACAATGCCCTATTGGTTAACTTTAGCGGTAAGCAAATTGGTTTATACCGAGAAACCAGCCACTTGTTACCCATCGTCGCCAGAGCGCCCGCCGAAGAGCGTTTGCAGGCCGACAGCCTATGGAAGTTGCAAATTTGGAGTAGCGAACACAACACCTTTGTGCCAGCCACCCAAGTGGTGAGTAGCTTTAACACTGAGTGGGAAAACCCGCTGGTGATGCGCCGAGATCGTATGCGTATGCTCGCTGTAATGGCCGATCCTAAGCTTGGCAGTGATGAAACCGCCGACTCTGTACTGCGTAAAGTAAAAGACAAGGTCGAAGCGATCGGCCTACCCGCAGGTTATCACTTGGAATGGGGCGGTGAATTTGAAACCGCAGGCGAAGCGCAAACCGCGGTATTCAGCTCGATTCCCATGGGTTATCTGGCGATGTTTTTAATCACAGTATTCCTGTTCAACTCAGTGCGTCAGCCCTTAGTGATCTGGTTTACTGTGCCCTTGGCCTTGATTGGTGTGTCTGCGGGACTCTTGTTATTCGACGCACCTTTCAGCTTTATGGCACTACTCGGCCTGCTGAGTTTGTCGGGCATGGTGATTAAAAACGGTATCGTCTTGGTCGATCAAATTAACCTCGAACTCAGTGAAGGTAAACCCGCTTATTTCGCCTTGGTCGATTCCTGTGTCAGCCGCGTACGCCCCGTCATGATGGCGGCGATTACCACTATGCTCGGGATGATCCCGCTGATCTCAGACGCCTTTTTCGGTTCAATGGCGATTACGATTATCTTCGGTCTTGGTTTTGCTTCACTGCTAACACTCATAGTACTGCCAGTGATGTACAGCCTAGTATTCAATATTAAAGCGACAGCGATAGGAGGTGAGTCACCTAACAAATAA
- a CDS encoding FxsA family protein translates to MFFIIFLLFVLIPVIELSVLIRVGEVLGTWTTIGLVLFTAVLGVSLVRSQGLSTLMQVQQKLARGEAPGQEIVEGMMLAMAGILLVIPGFVTDAIGLLLLTPFTRRPIAALLFKRMQLRVVAGLQGGMHGGFQAGQSPFGPKPQDPFGQAPFDDSVKKDGNVFEGDFEHKVDPSDIKPASHQLPDKDQNKEQDNAQDKDPKP, encoded by the coding sequence ATGTTTTTCATTATATTTTTACTCTTTGTGCTGATCCCAGTAATAGAGCTGTCGGTGCTGATCCGTGTGGGTGAAGTGCTTGGCACTTGGACTACCATAGGTTTAGTGCTGTTTACCGCCGTGCTCGGGGTCTCCTTGGTTCGCAGCCAAGGTTTAAGCACTTTAATGCAAGTACAGCAAAAACTCGCTCGCGGTGAAGCGCCGGGGCAAGAAATCGTCGAAGGCATGATGTTAGCCATGGCGGGTATTTTACTGGTGATCCCCGGTTTTGTGACCGATGCCATTGGCCTATTATTGCTGACGCCATTCACCCGTCGTCCCATTGCTGCCTTGCTGTTCAAGCGCATGCAGTTGCGGGTTGTGGCGGGGTTACAGGGCGGAATGCACGGTGGCTTTCAAGCGGGCCAAAGTCCCTTTGGGCCTAAACCGCAGGACCCATTTGGCCAAGCGCCGTTTGATGATAGCGTGAAGAAAGACGGTAATGTGTTTGAGGGCGACTTCGAACATAAAGTCGATCCGAGTGATATCAAGCCCGCGAGCCATCAGCTGCCTGATAAAGATCAGAATAAAGAACAAGATAACGCGCAGGATAAAGATCCTAAGCCTTAA
- a CDS encoding protein-disulfide reductase DsbD, protein MKKLLSLIFTSLLLLTPLAHSEGVFGNKFDFMKSEPELMPVDQAFAFDFKQEGNQVKLNWVIADGYYMYRDKLKFTVNGAELGTVALPKGKPHEDEYFGEQEVYYTYVDIPVALKQADENATLTVTFMGCAEGKLCYPPTKRDVVLKAIAANDGLIAGAEASESTAAAKPASTESASNEPSTADKANTQPITQQDTLSQMLSNDSLIWTLVIFFGLGVGLALTPCVFPMYPILSGIIVGQGQKLSTAKAFTLSMAYVQGMAITYSILGLVVASAGLKYQAALQHPAVLVVLAILFFVLSLSMFGLYDLKLPSSWQEKMNSVSNNQKGGNLVGVFLMGVISGLVASPCTTAPLSGALVYVAQTGDLLQGFLALYVLSMGMGLPLLIIGTSGGKLLPRAGAWMDIIKTVFGFLLIAVSIVMLGRIWTGVVSDVLWSLWGVSFTGYLMHQNKLSPFNWKQTVRSVLLTLTLLASFSYGFQAVMGHLGFNHNPVGTAATTEEAHGFKRIKSIEDLEQEIAAAAAQGKPVMLDLYADWCVACKEFEAITFKDADVLARMNKIVLLQADVTKSDKVDVALLEKYNVLGLPTLLMFNEQGEQREDLRVTGFMGPKDFAAHLDHLVK, encoded by the coding sequence ATGAAAAAACTACTCAGCCTTATTTTCACGTCTTTATTGCTCCTCACGCCCTTAGCGCACAGTGAAGGGGTTTTCGGTAACAAATTCGACTTCATGAAGAGTGAACCGGAATTGATGCCTGTCGATCAAGCATTTGCCTTCGATTTCAAGCAAGAAGGTAATCAGGTCAAACTCAATTGGGTGATTGCCGACGGTTACTACATGTACCGCGACAAGCTTAAATTTACTGTCAATGGCGCCGAGCTAGGCACAGTGGCGCTGCCCAAGGGCAAGCCCCATGAAGATGAGTATTTTGGCGAGCAAGAAGTCTATTACACCTATGTGGATATTCCCGTTGCGTTAAAACAGGCAGATGAAAATGCCACGCTTACCGTCACTTTTATGGGCTGTGCCGAAGGCAAGTTGTGTTATCCACCGACCAAACGTGACGTCGTGCTAAAAGCGATTGCCGCCAACGATGGCTTGATCGCAGGTGCCGAAGCGAGCGAATCGACCGCCGCAGCAAAGCCTGCCAGCACTGAGTCAGCCAGCAATGAGCCGAGCACGGCCGACAAAGCCAATACCCAACCTATTACTCAGCAAGATACCCTGAGCCAAATGCTGTCAAACGACAGCCTGATTTGGACCTTAGTGATCTTCTTTGGTCTAGGTGTCGGTCTGGCATTAACGCCTTGCGTGTTCCCTATGTACCCGATTTTGTCTGGCATTATTGTTGGCCAAGGGCAAAAACTCTCAACCGCGAAAGCCTTTACCTTGTCTATGGCCTACGTGCAAGGCATGGCAATCACTTACTCTATCTTAGGGTTAGTGGTCGCATCGGCAGGACTGAAATACCAAGCGGCGTTGCAACATCCCGCCGTGTTAGTGGTTCTGGCGATTCTGTTCTTTGTGCTCAGCTTATCTATGTTTGGCCTGTACGATTTAAAACTGCCATCGAGCTGGCAGGAGAAGATGAACTCAGTATCGAACAACCAAAAAGGCGGCAACTTAGTTGGCGTATTCTTGATGGGCGTGATTTCTGGCCTTGTCGCATCACCTTGTACTACCGCGCCGCTATCGGGTGCGCTCGTTTATGTGGCGCAAACCGGCGACTTACTCCAAGGCTTCCTAGCTCTGTATGTGCTGAGTATGGGCATGGGTTTACCTCTGCTGATTATCGGCACCTCAGGCGGTAAATTATTACCTAGAGCGGGCGCTTGGATGGACATCATCAAGACTGTCTTCGGCTTCCTGTTGATCGCTGTGTCTATCGTAATGCTCGGTCGCATTTGGACGGGTGTGGTATCCGATGTGCTTTGGTCACTGTGGGGCGTGAGCTTCACAGGCTACTTGATGCATCAGAACAAACTCAGTCCCTTCAACTGGAAACAAACTGTCCGTTCAGTGCTATTAACTCTGACGCTACTGGCGAGTTTCTCCTACGGATTCCAAGCTGTGATGGGCCACTTGGGTTTTAATCACAATCCCGTAGGCACTGCGGCGACGACCGAAGAAGCCCATGGCTTTAAACGGATTAAATCCATTGAAGATCTTGAGCAAGAAATCGCCGCCGCTGCCGCCCAAGGTAAGCCTGTGATGCTGGATCTCTACGCCGATTGGTGTGTTGCCTGTAAAGAGTTCGAAGCCATCACCTTTAAGGATGCCGACGTGTTAGCCCGCATGAATAAAATCGTGCTGCTGCAAGCCGATGTGACTAAGAGTGACAAGGTCGATGTCGCCTTACTCGAAAAATACAATGTGCTCGGTTTGCCTACGTTGTTGATGTTTAACGAACAAGGTGAGCAAAGGGAAGATTTACGAGTGACTGGTTTTATGGGTCCTAAAGATTTTGCCGCCCATTTAGATCATCTGGTGAAATAG
- the cutA gene encoding divalent-cation tolerance protein CutA, which translates to MQHQYLMVSTTCPDEVQANTLARALVESRIAACVHISAPIRSIYAWEGKICEEQEFSLQIKCLQSRYSELEQLVLRLHPYQVPEIIAVPVTHGLPAYLDWIKDNTQP; encoded by the coding sequence ATGCAGCATCAGTATTTAATGGTTAGCACTACCTGCCCCGATGAAGTACAAGCCAATACCTTGGCTCGGGCTTTAGTTGAGTCGCGTATTGCCGCTTGTGTTCATATCTCCGCCCCGATACGTTCAATTTATGCTTGGGAAGGGAAAATCTGCGAAGAACAAGAATTTAGCTTACAGATTAAATGTTTACAAAGTCGATATTCAGAGTTAGAACAACTTGTGCTTAGACTCCACCCTTATCAAGTACCCGAAATTATTGCCGTGCCTGTGACTCACGGGCTACCAGCCTACTTAGATTGGATAAAAGACAACACTCAGCCATGA
- a CDS encoding co-chaperone GroES, with amino-acid sequence MNIRPLHDRVIVKRLEVESTSAGGIVLTGSAAEKSTRGEILAVGNGRILENGTVKPLDVKVGDVVIFNEGYGVKKEKIDGQEVLILSEADLMAVVG; translated from the coding sequence ATGAATATTCGTCCATTACATGACCGCGTAATCGTTAAGCGTCTAGAAGTTGAATCAACATCAGCGGGTGGCATAGTACTGACCGGTAGCGCCGCTGAAAAATCAACTCGCGGTGAAATCCTTGCTGTGGGCAATGGCCGTATTTTAGAAAATGGCACAGTTAAGCCACTGGATGTCAAAGTGGGTGACGTGGTGATCTTCAACGAAGGTTACGGCGTTAAGAAAGAAAAAATCGACGGTCAAGAAGTCTTGATCCTGTCGGAAGCTGACCTGATGGCAGTAGTGGGTTAA
- a CDS encoding MATE family efflux transporter: MKDRHGLLTAPIGRVLLNMSLPNLIGIMTILGFSLADTFFISQLGTEALAAISFTFPVTLVISSIAIGIGAGVSTNLGRLIGSGNAHKAKVFLHDALLLTFGLIASLAALGSIFIEPLFRLLGANDDSLPLIHDYMIYWYVGAPLLVLLMVGNQGLRSTGDTRSPAMIMALAAVINLILDPLLIFGIGPFPRLEIQGAAIATLFAWLIALSLSGYLLIVRRKMLEWAAFDIDRMRANWTKLAHIAQPAALMNLINPLANAVIMAMLAHIDHSAVAAFGAGTRLESVLLIVVMALSSSLMPFIAQNLGAGQPQRAKEALLLSIKFIFVFQTLLYIPLIFLAEPIAHLFSTDPLVIEWLSFYILVLPCAYGPLGIVIIVATSLNAYHRPMSSLVINLCRLVLLMLPLAALGSYIGDVKGLLLALPVTNILMGIACYWLAQRICEPTKVTTANAMS; the protein is encoded by the coding sequence ATGAAAGACAGACACGGGCTGCTAACAGCGCCAATTGGTCGTGTACTGCTCAACATGAGCCTCCCCAACTTAATTGGCATTATGACCATTCTAGGTTTCAGCCTCGCTGACACTTTTTTTATCAGCCAATTGGGCACCGAAGCCTTAGCCGCCATCAGTTTTACCTTTCCGGTGACCTTAGTGATCTCGAGCATCGCCATTGGTATTGGCGCTGGAGTCTCGACCAATTTAGGTCGGCTTATCGGTTCGGGTAATGCCCACAAGGCCAAAGTATTCTTGCATGATGCCTTATTACTGACCTTTGGCTTGATTGCCAGTTTAGCCGCCCTGGGTAGCATTTTTATCGAGCCACTGTTTCGCTTACTCGGAGCAAACGATGACAGCTTGCCGCTGATCCACGACTATATGATTTACTGGTATGTCGGTGCGCCGCTGCTGGTGTTGTTGATGGTGGGTAATCAGGGCTTACGTTCCACCGGCGATACTCGCTCGCCCGCGATGATTATGGCATTGGCGGCGGTCATCAATCTGATCCTCGACCCATTATTGATCTTCGGTATTGGGCCGTTTCCACGCCTAGAAATCCAAGGCGCCGCGATTGCGACCCTGTTCGCTTGGTTGATTGCCTTATCTTTGTCGGGCTATTTGTTGATTGTTAGGCGCAAGATGCTCGAATGGGCGGCCTTTGACATCGACAGAATGCGCGCCAACTGGACTAAATTAGCCCATATCGCCCAGCCGGCAGCGCTAATGAATTTAATCAATCCATTAGCCAATGCCGTTATCATGGCGATGTTGGCACATATCGACCACAGCGCAGTGGCAGCCTTTGGGGCTGGAACTCGCTTAGAGTCAGTGCTGTTAATAGTAGTGATGGCACTATCGTCGAGCTTAATGCCCTTTATCGCGCAGAACTTAGGGGCAGGACAGCCACAAAGAGCGAAAGAAGCCCTGCTATTATCGATAAAATTTATTTTTGTTTTCCAAACCTTACTCTATATCCCGCTGATCTTTTTAGCTGAGCCTATTGCGCACTTATTCAGTACCGATCCGCTGGTGATCGAGTGGTTGAGTTTTTATATCTTAGTGCTGCCCTGCGCCTACGGACCTTTAGGTATAGTGATTATTGTCGCAACGTCGCTCAATGCTTACCACAGACCTATGAGTTCACTGGTGATCAACCTGTGCCGCTTAGTGCTACTTATGCTACCGTTGGCGGCCTTGGGATCGTACATAGGTGACGTGAAAGGCCTGCTGCTGGCGCTGCCTGTGACCAATATTTTGATGGGGATTGCCTGTTACTGGCTGGCGCAGCGGATCTGTGAACCGACAAAGGTCACAACCGCTAACGCCATGAGCTAA
- a CDS encoding LysR family transcriptional regulator: MKTEDLALFHRIAETGSLIEAADLLNLPKSTVSRRLQALEDELNIKLFHRQSRSMTLTSAGSHFYQRSQNILAQLDETLFEMTNDDAEISGHLRIQMFPIHSMKILMQAIFRFMDMHPKLTLEVISSSESVDMVKHNLDVAFVVEPALDTLDLVVRPIFTTDLRFYASPKYLAAHGTPKTPQQIESHNVSLFRLSNGKIFNELWIGSEQEVRVRGNFCSNSVEVAVEFALQGRGIVYAPVEVVEEYVQSGELVTLLPEIQPHQGECFLAYPSRRYVSLASRRFIDYIMQELVPNGVPTNMSEQGTRRSCKASSEAFSDDVLPLSRQKIELVSL, translated from the coding sequence ATGAAGACAGAGGACTTAGCGTTATTCCACCGAATTGCTGAAACCGGTAGTTTGATTGAAGCGGCTGATTTACTTAACTTACCCAAATCGACCGTGAGTCGACGTTTGCAAGCCTTGGAAGATGAGCTGAATATTAAATTGTTCCACCGCCAGAGCCGCTCCATGACGCTCACCTCTGCGGGCAGCCATTTCTACCAGCGCTCGCAAAACATTCTGGCCCAGCTCGATGAAACCCTATTTGAAATGACCAATGATGATGCTGAGATCAGTGGCCATCTGCGCATTCAAATGTTCCCCATCCATAGCATGAAAATCTTGATGCAAGCCATTTTCCGCTTTATGGATATGCACCCAAAACTCACCTTAGAAGTCATCAGTAGCTCAGAATCCGTCGATATGGTGAAACATAATCTCGATGTGGCTTTTGTGGTCGAGCCCGCGTTGGATACCTTAGATTTAGTGGTGCGGCCGATTTTTACCACTGACTTACGTTTTTACGCCAGTCCTAAATATTTAGCGGCGCACGGCACACCTAAAACACCACAACAAATTGAATCGCATAATGTTTCCTTGTTCCGATTATCCAACGGAAAAATTTTCAATGAGTTATGGATAGGATCAGAGCAAGAGGTGAGAGTCAGAGGCAATTTCTGCTCCAACAGTGTCGAAGTGGCAGTTGAGTTTGCGTTGCAAGGGCGCGGTATCGTGTATGCGCCCGTTGAAGTGGTAGAGGAATATGTCCAAAGCGGTGAGTTGGTGACGCTGTTACCTGAAATCCAGCCCCACCAAGGCGAGTGCTTCTTAGCTTATCCATCAAGACGTTATGTGAGTTTAGCCAGCCGACGCTTTATCGACTACATAATGCAAGAGTTAGTGCCAAATGGCGTGCCGACTAACATGAGCGAGCAAGGTACACGTCGCTCCTGCAAAGCCTCTTCAGAAGCGTTTTCAGATGATGTTTTGCCACTTTCTAGGCAAAAAATCGAACTCGTTTCCCTTTAG
- the groL gene encoding chaperonin GroEL (60 kDa chaperone family; promotes refolding of misfolded polypeptides especially under stressful conditions; forms two stacked rings of heptamers to form a barrel-shaped 14mer; ends can be capped by GroES; misfolded proteins enter the barrel where they are refolded when GroES binds): MAAKEVVFGNDARVRMLAGVNILANAVKVTLGPKGRNVVLDKSFGSPLITKDGVSVAKEIELEDKFENMGAQMVKEVASKANDAAGDGTTTATVLAQAIVVEGLKAVAAGMNPMDLKRGIDKAVIAAVAELKALSQPCADSKAIAQVATISANSDESIGEIIATAMEKVGKEGVITVEEGQALENELDVVEGMQFDRGYLSPYFINKPETGSVELDHPFVLLVDKKISNIRELLPILEGLAKTGKPLLIVAEDVEGEALATLVVNNMRGIVKVAAVKAPGFGDRRKAMLQDVAILTGGTVIAEEIGLELEKATLEDLGTAKRVVITKDNTTIIDGNGEQTQIAARVSQIKQQVEESTSDYDKEKLQERMAKLAGGVAVIKVGAATEVEMKEKKARVEDALHATRAAVEEGVVPGGGVALVRVASKIAEVEVLNEDQKHGVVIALRAMEAPLRQIATNAGEEASVVANTVKNGSGNFGYNAGNDTYGDMLEMGILDPTKVTRCALQFAASIAGLMITTEAMVAEIPQNASQDMGGMGGMGGMGGMGGMM; this comes from the coding sequence ATGGCAGCTAAAGAAGTTGTATTTGGTAATGACGCTCGCGTAAGAATGCTGGCTGGCGTAAACATTCTCGCAAACGCAGTTAAAGTGACCTTAGGCCCTAAAGGCCGTAATGTGGTATTAGACAAGAGCTTCGGCTCACCACTGATCACTAAAGACGGTGTGTCTGTTGCCAAAGAAATCGAGTTAGAAGACAAATTCGAAAACATGGGCGCGCAAATGGTGAAAGAAGTTGCTTCTAAAGCCAACGACGCCGCCGGTGATGGTACTACTACTGCAACTGTACTGGCTCAAGCTATTGTAGTTGAAGGCTTAAAAGCCGTTGCAGCCGGTATGAACCCAATGGATCTGAAGCGCGGTATCGACAAAGCCGTTATCGCTGCTGTTGCTGAATTAAAAGCCTTATCACAACCTTGTGCAGATTCAAAAGCGATTGCCCAAGTTGCGACTATCTCTGCAAACTCTGACGAATCTATCGGCGAAATCATCGCAACTGCGATGGAAAAAGTCGGCAAAGAAGGCGTAATCACAGTTGAAGAAGGCCAAGCGTTAGAAAACGAATTGGACGTAGTAGAAGGTATGCAGTTTGATCGTGGCTACCTATCTCCATACTTCATCAACAAGCCAGAAACCGGCAGTGTTGAGTTAGACCACCCATTCGTACTGTTAGTCGACAAGAAAATCTCTAACATTCGCGAGCTGTTACCTATCCTTGAAGGTCTGGCAAAAACCGGTAAGCCATTGCTTATCGTTGCTGAAGATGTTGAAGGCGAAGCATTAGCAACTTTAGTTGTGAACAATATGCGCGGTATCGTGAAAGTGGCTGCCGTTAAAGCACCTGGCTTTGGCGATCGTCGTAAGGCAATGCTGCAAGACGTAGCAATCCTGACTGGCGGTACTGTTATTGCTGAAGAAATCGGCCTAGAGCTTGAAAAAGCAACCCTGGAAGATTTAGGTACAGCTAAGCGTGTTGTGATCACTAAAGACAACACTACCATCATCGATGGTAACGGCGAGCAAACACAAATTGCTGCTCGTGTAAGCCAAATCAAACAACAAGTTGAAGAATCAACTTCTGACTACGACAAAGAAAAACTGCAAGAGCGTATGGCTAAACTAGCTGGCGGCGTAGCAGTGATTAAAGTTGGCGCAGCGACTGAAGTTGAAATGAAAGAGAAAAAAGCCCGCGTTGAAGATGCTCTGCATGCAACTCGCGCTGCGGTAGAAGAAGGCGTGGTTCCTGGCGGCGGTGTGGCTCTGGTTCGCGTAGCTTCTAAGATCGCTGAAGTTGAAGTATTAAACGAAGACCAAAAACACGGTGTGGTTATCGCACTGCGTGCAATGGAAGCGCCACTGCGTCAAATCGCCACTAACGCGGGTGAAGAAGCGTCAGTTGTTGCTAACACAGTGAAGAACGGCAGCGGTAACTTCGGTTACAACGCTGGTAACGACACTTACGGAGACATGTTAGAAATGGGTATCCTTGACCCAACTAAAGTGACCCGTTGTGCATTGCAATTCGCTGCGTCAATCGCAGGTCTGATGATCACTACAGAAGCTATGGTTGCTGAGATCCCACAAAATGCTAGCCAAGATATGGGCGGTATGGGTGGCATGGGCGGAATGGGCGGAATGGGCGGTATGATGTAA